One window from the genome of Candidatus Chlorohelix allophototropha encodes:
- a CDS encoding magnesium chelatase → MSQNKAHTLGELRASGYQSRSVKEEMRQNLINKLRKGEDIFPGIVGYEETVIPQIENAILSGQDIVFLGERGQAKTRIARSLINLLDEEMPAIKGADLNDDPLNPISAVGKSLVAELGDSTPIEWIPRNRRYGEKLATPDITISDLIGEVDPIKVAEGRYLSDEMTIHYGLIPRTNRGIFAINELPDLAERIQVGLLNIMEERDVQIRGYKIRLDLDLFVVASANPEDYTNRGRIVTPLKDRFGSEIRTHYPRTIEHEINIIEQEATKFKTENVELIVPRFMKEIVAEVTHLARRSPDISQRSGVSVRVSVSNYENLVSNALRRAIVLGEKAASPRISDLHALISSTAGKVELETMGDNKEERVIEKLVQGAVLNTFNRNFGVTDFEQIIRGFDSGLNMEISEFMPSMEYVHQAAESPELKRAVAKLQAQGSPVTVATAVEFVLEGLHLNRRLNKDRNEGKLRYRR, encoded by the coding sequence ATGAGTCAAAATAAAGCACATACTCTCGGTGAATTGCGGGCGAGCGGATACCAGTCCCGGTCTGTTAAAGAAGAGATGCGCCAGAATCTAATAAATAAATTACGCAAAGGTGAAGATATATTTCCCGGCATTGTCGGTTATGAAGAGACAGTTATACCCCAGATTGAAAACGCTATCCTAAGTGGACAGGATATTGTTTTTCTGGGTGAGCGTGGGCAAGCCAAAACCCGTATTGCCCGCAGCCTCATTAACCTGCTGGACGAAGAAATGCCTGCTATCAAAGGGGCAGATTTAAACGATGACCCGCTTAATCCGATTTCGGCGGTGGGTAAAAGCCTAGTTGCCGAGCTAGGGGATAGCACCCCTATCGAGTGGATTCCCCGTAATCGGCGTTATGGCGAAAAGCTTGCTACCCCGGATATAACTATTTCCGACCTGATCGGTGAAGTTGACCCCATCAAGGTGGCAGAAGGTCGGTATCTTTCCGATGAAATGACCATCCATTATGGTCTCATCCCTCGCACAAATCGCGGCATCTTTGCAATAAACGAGCTACCCGACCTAGCAGAACGTATTCAGGTAGGTCTTTTAAATATTATGGAAGAGCGCGATGTCCAGATTCGAGGTTACAAAATCCGTCTCGACCTCGATCTTTTCGTAGTTGCCAGCGCTAACCCCGAAGATTACACCAATCGTGGGCGTATTGTAACGCCACTAAAAGACCGCTTTGGTAGCGAAATCCGAACCCATTATCCACGCACAATCGAGCATGAAATCAATATCATCGAGCAAGAAGCCACAAAATTCAAAACCGAAAACGTTGAATTGATAGTTCCGCGCTTTATGAAGGAAATTGTAGCTGAAGTAACGCATCTGGCACGGCGTAGCCCTGATATTAGCCAGCGCAGCGGTGTAAGCGTGCGCGTATCGGTAAGTAACTATGAAAACCTAGTAAGCAACGCGCTACGACGCGCAATAGTGTTAGGGGAAAAAGCAGCCTCACCGCGTATTAGTGATTTGCACGCCCTGATAAGCAGTACCGCCGGAAAGGTGGAATTGGAAACTATGGGCGATAACAAAGAAGAGCGTGTTATTGAAAAGCTGGTACAGGGCGCAGTTCTTAACACTTTCAACCGCAATTTTGGAGTCACTGATTTTGAGCAAATTATTCGCGGCTTCGATAGCGGCTTGAATATGGAGATTTCCGAATTTATGCCCTCTATGGAATATGTACATCAGGCTGCCGAAAGCCCCGAACTAAAACGTGCTGTTGCTAAGCTACAAGCACAGGGTAGCCCGGTGACGGTTGCTACAGCGGTTGAGTTTGTACTTGAGGGCTTGCACCTGAACCGTAGACTTAATAAAGATCGTAATGAGGGCAAACTTCGTTACCGTCGCTAA
- a CDS encoding ATP-dependent DNA helicase → MRLLEKLSRYLSNYRQRTGQQQMAVATGAAIEAGKSLVVEGGTGVGKSMAYLLPALMAVSENGARALIATSHKPLQDQISKKDVPVVAQLLKEEGKRPLKWVTLKGLSNYFCWHSADEEQGKIAVDPVAAKVIRYAAAAGLEFNGDFEELPFDVPPETKALLSATSDDCLGKKCPQFSRCYAFKVREEAEEADVVITNHSLLTLDIQSEGMIIPGQYAFYVIDEGHNFEDNATKANGLTVTLGACRRFLNSDAVKTATKIASARIETARTNYDRLQQAIIQLWNLPAEQTRFKSSGGNEDENKRLLKTEVPSGLALAEDIKSLAALIRAVPPKTDEEGARLQRMAKQGLSLAERLEKICAIGDPNLVYYAERLSYSPVEARRRPDAAAYAINAMPIDVSGYLEKWFDENTVIVTSATLSDGQNFDFFKKRVGIRNADTLIVPSPFDYAGRVRLFFPRTENNAANGGKTYATLTEQITQLINSVSDGRILVLFTSYAALDYVWRRLNDHEEFRLNPQRPLFRQGESQMQRIISNFQDTHNGVIFGTRSWWQGVDLPGMRLLIIDKLPFPQLNDPIINARNQDIEARGGSSFNEFMLPMAIITFRQGAGRLMRQEDDRGVIVVCDDRIVRQRYGARFIKSLPASIPVLGSIKDLHPFLESFD, encoded by the coding sequence ATGCGCTTACTCGAAAAATTATCCCGCTACCTGTCCAATTATCGTCAGCGAACCGGACAACAACAAATGGCTGTTGCAACCGGGGCGGCGATTGAAGCGGGTAAGAGCCTTGTGGTAGAAGGTGGTACCGGGGTCGGTAAATCTATGGCGTATCTCCTGCCTGCGCTTATGGCGGTATCTGAAAATGGCGCTCGCGCTCTAATTGCCACCAGCCATAAACCTCTGCAAGATCAGATTTCCAAAAAAGATGTGCCGGTTGTAGCTCAATTGCTTAAAGAAGAGGGTAAACGTCCGCTCAAGTGGGTCACTCTCAAGGGTTTAAGCAATTATTTTTGCTGGCATAGCGCCGATGAAGAACAGGGCAAAATCGCGGTTGACCCGGTTGCTGCCAAAGTTATTCGCTACGCCGCTGCCGCCGGGCTTGAGTTTAACGGTGATTTTGAAGAACTTCCCTTTGATGTACCACCTGAAACCAAAGCGTTGCTGAGCGCTACCAGCGATGATTGCCTCGGCAAAAAGTGCCCTCAATTCAGCCGTTGCTACGCTTTCAAAGTACGCGAAGAAGCCGAAGAAGCCGATGTGGTTATAACCAATCATTCTTTGCTTACTCTCGATATTCAGAGCGAGGGCATGATTATTCCGGGTCAATATGCTTTCTATGTAATTGACGAAGGTCATAATTTTGAGGACAACGCCACCAAAGCGAATGGCTTAACCGTAACGCTGGGCGCTTGTCGCCGCTTTCTAAATAGTGATGCGGTAAAAACTGCCACCAAAATAGCCAGCGCCCGCATTGAAACTGCCCGTACTAACTACGACCGTTTGCAGCAGGCAATTATACAGCTTTGGAATTTACCCGCCGAGCAAACTCGTTTTAAGAGTTCGGGTGGAAATGAAGATGAAAACAAGCGGTTGCTAAAAACCGAAGTTCCATCCGGGTTAGCCTTAGCAGAGGATATCAAGAGCCTAGCGGCTTTAATCAGAGCCGTACCGCCCAAAACTGATGAGGAAGGGGCGCGTTTGCAGCGTATGGCGAAGCAAGGGCTATCACTGGCGGAACGGCTGGAGAAAATCTGCGCTATCGGCGACCCTAACTTGGTGTATTACGCCGAAAGGCTCAGCTATAGTCCGGTTGAAGCCCGCCGCCGCCCTGATGCCGCTGCCTATGCCATCAATGCCATGCCGATTGATGTAAGTGGCTATCTTGAAAAGTGGTTCGATGAGAATACGGTTATTGTAACCAGCGCCACGCTTTCAGACGGGCAGAATTTCGATTTTTTCAAGAAGCGGGTAGGAATACGCAATGCCGATACTTTGATTGTACCCAGTCCTTTTGATTATGCAGGGAGAGTTCGGCTGTTTTTCCCACGCACTGAAAATAATGCTGCAAACGGTGGCAAAACCTATGCCACGCTGACAGAGCAAATAACCCAACTGATTAACTCCGTTTCAGACGGACGAATACTGGTGTTGTTTACCAGTTATGCCGCTTTGGACTATGTTTGGCGAAGGCTGAATGACCATGAAGAGTTCCGCTTGAATCCGCAACGCCCCCTTTTCCGACAAGGGGAGTCGCAAATGCAGCGTATAATCTCGAATTTTCAGGATACTCATAATGGGGTTATATTCGGCACTCGCAGTTGGTGGCAGGGGGTAGATTTACCCGGTATGCGACTTCTGATTATAGATAAATTGCCCTTCCCCCAATTAAATGACCCGATTATCAACGCCCGTAATCAGGATATTGAAGCACGGGGTGGTAGCAGCTTTAACGAATTTATGTTGCCGATGGCAATTATCACTTTCCGGCAAGGGGCAGGTCGGCTGATGCGACAGGAAGACGACCGGGGCGTGATAGTAGTCTGTGATGATCGCATTGTGCGACAGCGTTATGGCGCACGCTTTATCAAGAGCCTCCCGGCTAGTATCCCGGTGTTGGGTTCAATTAAAGACTTGCACCCCTTCCTCGAATCTTTTGATTAA
- a CDS encoding DUF4388 domain-containing protein, with protein sequence MASGRSTALYGQLQVFTLNTILSALNLQKVTGHLTLAQYDRYAQILIKDGEVVDAWSETERGLNALLPLFGWEEGFFSFDLLPVETRTINISLPVLQVRSAVYMEEQKATKLAQATPIAPQQLPPQPQTQKPNPQQAPPVIASLKSEPITSQPRSKFTREIPGPDYILGVNQDSDNDVTILPQHWGILRHLVSGPRTVAEMAELTGMNLEVFVDTATQLVRGRMLRVYSPQQR encoded by the coding sequence ATGGCTTCAGGGCGCTCAACAGCTCTATACGGGCAGTTGCAAGTATTCACCCTTAATACAATATTATCCGCATTAAACCTGCAAAAAGTTACTGGACATCTAACACTAGCCCAGTATGATCGCTATGCCCAGATTTTGATTAAGGATGGTGAGGTAGTAGATGCTTGGTCAGAAACCGAGCGGGGCTTAAATGCTTTATTACCACTCTTTGGTTGGGAAGAAGGCTTCTTTTCTTTTGATTTGTTGCCGGTAGAAACCCGCACGATCAATATTTCACTGCCGGTATTACAGGTGCGTTCTGCGGTTTATATGGAAGAGCAAAAAGCTACAAAACTGGCTCAAGCTACGCCGATTGCGCCGCAACAACTGCCGCCTCAACCGCAAACCCAGAAGCCCAACCCACAACAAGCCCCACCTGTAATTGCTTCCTTAAAGTCCGAGCCAATAACTTCGCAGCCTCGAAGCAAATTCACCCGTGAAATTCCCGGTCCCGATTATATTCTAGGGGTGAATCAGGATTCAGATAATGATGTTACCATTCTGCCTCAACACTGGGGGATTTTGCGGCATCTCGTTTCAGGTCCGCGCACTGTAGCCGAAATGGCGGAACTAACCGGGATGAACCTTGAAGTTTTCGTGGATACCGCAACCCAATTGGTGCGCGGCAGAATGTTAAGGGTGTATTCGCCCCAGCAAAGGTAA
- the gmd gene encoding GDP-mannose 4,6-dehydratase — protein MTKTALITGITGQDGSYLAEFLLEKGYKVYGLLRRTSIIIDERIQHLMNQVEFLDGDLLDQLSLISAIKTSQPDEVYNLAAQSFVPTSWQQPVLTGEYTAIGVTKMLEACRFSDKPVRFYQASSSEMFGKVVEVPQKESTPFYPRSPYGVSKVYGHWITVNYRESYDMFAVSGILFNHESPRRGLEFVTRKITNGVARIKMGLDKKLYLGNLESRRDWGFAGDYVKAMWLMLQQDEPDDYVIATGETHSVREFVELAFKHAGMPNWEDYVDINQKFIRPAEVDLLVGDPSKAYAKLGWKPTVTFEGLAKMMVEADIALYKNTLGKA, from the coding sequence TTGACGAAAACTGCTTTGATTACCGGTATTACCGGGCAGGATGGTAGTTATCTGGCAGAGTTTCTGCTCGAAAAAGGTTATAAGGTTTACGGATTGTTGCGCCGTACCAGTATTATCATTGATGAGCGTATCCAGCATCTAATGAATCAGGTAGAGTTTCTGGATGGGGATTTGTTGGATCAACTCTCCCTTATAAGCGCGATTAAAACTTCCCAACCCGATGAGGTTTATAACCTTGCTGCTCAATCATTTGTGCCTACAAGCTGGCAACAACCGGTTCTAACCGGGGAATATACCGCCATTGGCGTAACCAAAATGCTGGAAGCTTGTCGCTTTTCGGATAAGCCTGTGCGTTTCTACCAAGCCAGCAGCAGCGAAATGTTTGGCAAAGTGGTGGAAGTGCCGCAAAAAGAAAGCACCCCCTTTTACCCTCGCTCGCCCTATGGTGTGAGCAAGGTTTATGGGCATTGGATCACCGTTAACTACCGCGAGAGTTACGATATGTTCGCTGTGAGCGGCATCCTATTCAATCATGAATCGCCAAGGCGCGGTCTTGAGTTCGTAACCAGAAAGATTACCAACGGTGTGGCGCGTATCAAGATGGGATTGGATAAGAAATTATATCTAGGTAATTTGGAGTCGCGGAGGGACTGGGGATTTGCAGGAGATTACGTTAAGGCAATGTGGTTGATGCTACAGCAAGACGAGCCTGATGATTACGTAATTGCTACCGGCGAAACCCATTCAGTGCGGGAATTTGTAGAACTCGCTTTCAAGCATGCCGGCATGCCGAATTGGGAAGATTATGTGGATATCAATCAGAAATTTATACGTCCTGCCGAAGTTGATTTGTTGGTAGGTGATCCTTCTAAAGCTTATGCGAAATTGGGTTGGAAGCCTACGGTCACTTTCGAAGGTCTGGCGAAAATGATGGTCGAAGCCGATATTGCGCTATACAAAAACACATTAGGCAAAGCCTAA
- a CDS encoding MBL fold metallo-hydrolase has protein sequence MGRVIFLGTGSALPSETQDNTSLLIESNGSYLMIDCSGTPYRKLLKLGVERDRLEHILITHHHIDHIYALPSLVECLWVEGRELPLHIYALPSAMKAVETLLDLWDLRSRPVRQFPIELHSLEGFENELVLQNINFTIRTSPMVHAVPSVATKITFPDGKIFVYSSDTAPCKQLVEFASGANYLLMECTFCSEDDGLAEITLHLNSNQYRDLARSIDAQNTLLIHHSDVTACPHFEVLQEIGPLGNGHKKLVYLPRDMESLEL, from the coding sequence ATGGGCAGAGTCATTTTTCTAGGTACAGGTTCTGCGCTCCCCTCTGAAACCCAAGATAACACCTCATTATTAATAGAATCCAATGGCTCTTATCTAATGATTGATTGCAGCGGTACTCCTTATCGTAAGTTGTTGAAGTTGGGAGTAGAGCGTGACCGCCTTGAGCATATTCTGATTACCCACCACCATATTGACCATATATATGCGCTGCCCTCGTTGGTAGAATGTTTGTGGGTAGAAGGGCGTGAATTGCCTTTGCACATATATGCGCTGCCCTCGGCAATGAAAGCGGTTGAGACTCTGCTTGACCTTTGGGATTTGCGTTCGCGCCCGGTTCGGCAATTCCCAATCGAGCTTCATTCTTTGGAAGGTTTCGAAAACGAACTAGTTTTACAAAATATAAATTTTACGATACGCACCTCTCCAATGGTTCATGCTGTACCAAGCGTGGCTACCAAAATTACCTTTCCAGATGGCAAGATTTTCGTTTACAGCAGCGATACTGCGCCTTGCAAGCAACTGGTCGAGTTTGCCAGTGGCGCGAACTATTTGTTGATGGAATGTACTTTTTGCAGTGAAGACGATGGTCTTGCTGAAATAACCCTACACCTTAATTCAAACCAATATCGCGATTTAGCCCGCTCAATCGACGCTCAAAATACCCTTCTTATACATCACTCCGATGTTACAGCCTGCCCGCATTTCGAAGTATTGCAAGAAATAGGTCCTTTAGGTAACGGGCATAAGAAACTGGTTTATTTACCACGCGACATGGAGTCTCTAGAACTTTAA
- a CDS encoding peptidase MA family metallohydrolase, whose translation MKTMRFVIYLLAAMAGLLFFIPIQAQADSQVFPTEINITLNRATPNFPDNVSFEFNATNNSLLHFSKIELNYKLQGEVAIKSRSQNLNPDTSLISASYILDTQKEFIPPGVHIRYYWTLYTQANDRYDSPAQEFIVNDERFPFKELSSGFITIRWYEGSDAFGQAILNKVKATANKLSSQYGIKANSSINIHVYPDQRTLYTALPPNSEEFVGGQAYVKYGAISLLIPPGDDKEIGRSVPHEISHLIVYQATSNPYNGIPLWLDEGLAVYNQDEVEGFLIESFQRGVDKRTLQPLRTISGRFPNDPVLFYQSYGESVNVVKYIVEKYGEAKLGQLLVAFKNGVSYDEALVSVLGITTDELDRQWKLSLGYPVSDVVAIAATPTPTIAQPSPLPLTTVAAVVLPTSSNIGNPTVGFLPDIPKGSPTSNSSISVISANPETNNALLIVLASTGITAALITITLSVVLVIRRKQ comes from the coding sequence ATGAAAACAATGCGATTTGTTATCTATTTATTAGCAGCAATGGCTGGGCTGCTATTTTTTATCCCTATTCAGGCACAAGCCGATTCGCAAGTATTCCCAACTGAAATAAATATAACGCTCAACCGCGCTACACCCAATTTTCCCGATAATGTTAGCTTCGAATTTAATGCCACTAATAACAGCCTACTGCATTTTTCCAAGATAGAGTTAAATTACAAACTGCAAGGTGAGGTTGCCATTAAAAGTCGCAGCCAAAATCTCAATCCAGATACATCCTTGATTTCAGCCAGTTACATTCTTGATACCCAGAAAGAATTTATCCCGCCCGGAGTGCATATTCGCTATTATTGGACACTCTACACCCAAGCGAATGATCGCTATGATAGTCCTGCACAAGAATTCATTGTCAACGATGAACGCTTTCCATTCAAAGAATTGAGCAGCGGCTTTATAACCATACGCTGGTATGAAGGTAGTGACGCATTTGGTCAGGCTATCCTGAATAAAGTCAAAGCCACCGCGAATAAGCTTTCCAGCCAGTATGGCATCAAGGCTAACAGTTCCATCAATATACATGTCTATCCTGACCAGCGTACCCTTTACACTGCGCTACCGCCCAATTCTGAAGAATTTGTTGGTGGGCAAGCCTATGTAAAATATGGGGCAATCTCCCTGCTCATTCCACCCGGTGATGATAAAGAAATTGGGCGCAGCGTGCCGCATGAAATCAGCCACCTGATTGTATATCAGGCAACCTCAAACCCTTATAACGGCATACCCTTGTGGTTGGACGAGGGATTGGCAGTGTATAACCAAGATGAGGTGGAGGGCTTTCTGATCGAATCTTTTCAGCGAGGAGTGGATAAACGCACCTTACAACCGCTTCGTACTATCAGCGGGCGATTTCCCAACGACCCTGTATTATTTTACCAGTCGTATGGAGAGAGCGTAAATGTAGTGAAATATATCGTGGAAAAATATGGTGAGGCTAAACTGGGGCAATTGCTGGTTGCCTTCAAAAACGGCGTTAGCTACGATGAAGCGCTTGTCTCGGTATTGGGCATAACTACCGATGAGCTAGATCGCCAATGGAAGCTCTCACTCGGTTATCCCGTTTCCGATGTAGTAGCAATTGCAGCCACGCCAACGCCGACCATTGCGCAACCTTCTCCCCTTCCGCTTACAACCGTAGCCGCTGTTGTTTTACCCACCAGCAGCAATATCGGCAATCCCACAGTAGGATTCTTGCCGGATATTCCCAAAGGCAGCCCTACCTCCAATTCGTCCATCAGCGTTATTTCTGCAAATCCAGAGACAAACAACGCCTTGTTAATTGTTCTGGCATCCACAGGTATCACCGCTGCTCTAATCACAATCACTTTGAGCGTTGTGCTGGTAATCCGTAGAAAGCAATAA
- a CDS encoding DUF4910 domain-containing protein has product MLKFYRFGRFCAFLIFINMLLSACGAATTAVSLPVTKLVHTDQVITTAANISVSTQTSFTATSVLQTAALPTTPLLPTPTPMTGPDSFSGTLALQHVKKLAEDIGIRYVGTAGQNQSADYLEGYYRSLDYKVERPVATYLSTKDKGSYLRYNNGAGSLELKGTAVNYSSSGVLEAPLSYIGYGLAEQIPTNSLNGKIALIMRGQITFEEKVSNAKNAGAKGVVIFNNIAGELETATLAQQTDLPVLGIGQENGQKLRELLDTNSNNLQVSLEVNLESTQASFSNVVAIRPSVKATAPIIIIGGHYDSVAAGPGANDNASGTAVVMELGRVLALRYPKYEFRFIGFGAEEVGLVGSTAYVQALTPEERQRVVAMINIDMISVGDTLYIGGSSGLTRLAFNAASEVGVSNVAGMPADIANASDHAPFAAAGMPVLFLNRENDPNYHRATDTLDKVLPKNLEMVGNIVIKVIENLSGN; this is encoded by the coding sequence ATGCTAAAATTTTATAGATTCGGGCGGTTTTGCGCCTTTTTAATATTTATAAATATGTTGTTGTCGGCTTGTGGCGCTGCTACTACTGCCGTATCTTTGCCTGTTACCAAATTGGTGCATACAGACCAAGTTATAACAACTGCTGCTAATATCTCCGTTTCGACTCAAACCTCATTTACGGCTACATCTGTTCTACAAACCGCTGCTTTACCCACTACTCCTTTACTGCCTACCCCTACGCCAATGACAGGTCCTGATAGTTTTTCCGGAACGCTGGCTCTTCAACATGTGAAAAAACTGGCAGAGGATATCGGTATCCGATATGTAGGAACTGCCGGGCAGAATCAGAGCGCCGATTATCTGGAAGGTTATTATCGCAGTCTAGATTACAAAGTTGAACGTCCGGTGGCGACTTATTTGTCCACAAAGGATAAAGGCTCATATCTACGCTACAACAATGGGGCTGGTAGCCTTGAACTAAAAGGAACTGCGGTCAATTATAGTAGTTCAGGCGTGCTTGAAGCTCCATTAAGCTATATTGGATATGGGCTTGCTGAGCAAATACCTACCAACAGTTTGAACGGCAAAATAGCTCTTATTATGCGGGGGCAGATTACTTTTGAAGAAAAAGTAAGTAATGCGAAGAATGCCGGAGCAAAAGGCGTAGTTATTTTTAATAATATAGCGGGTGAGCTTGAAACTGCTACATTAGCGCAACAAACTGATCTGCCAGTACTGGGAATAGGTCAGGAAAATGGTCAGAAATTACGAGAGTTATTAGACACAAATTCTAATAATTTGCAGGTTTCGCTGGAAGTTAATTTGGAGAGTACGCAGGCAAGTTTTAGTAATGTGGTAGCTATTCGTCCTTCGGTTAAAGCCACCGCACCCATAATAATTATCGGTGGGCATTATGACAGCGTAGCCGCAGGTCCGGGGGCAAACGATAACGCCAGCGGCACCGCAGTTGTAATGGAACTGGGGCGGGTTTTGGCTTTGCGCTACCCGAAGTATGAATTCCGCTTTATAGGTTTTGGCGCGGAAGAAGTAGGTTTGGTGGGTAGTACCGCGTATGTGCAAGCTCTTACCCCTGAAGAGCGGCAAAGAGTGGTAGCCATGATCAACATTGATATGATTTCGGTTGGTGATACCCTATATATTGGCGGATCATCCGGTCTAACCCGTTTAGCATTTAACGCTGCTTCAGAGGTTGGCGTATCAAATGTAGCCGGTATGCCTGCCGATATAGCGAATGCCAGCGATCATGCTCCTTTTGCGGCGGCGGGGATGCCGGTTCTTTTTCTCAATCGCGAAAATGACCCTAATTATCACCGTGCTACCGATACACTTGATAAAGTTCTTCCCAAAAATCTAGAAATGGTTGGTAACATTGTGATTAAAGTCATAGAAAATTTATCGGGGAATTGA